The following coding sequences lie in one Deltaproteobacteria bacterium genomic window:
- a CDS encoding respiratory nitrate reductase subunit gamma: protein MLTAFDFFFVTLALMVCAFGLIRRGTLWKKGKPESRSGDWKGLIGYLWGHKRILRKKPSGPAHLFLFWGLVLPLIAIILAQFNFSMPRPVAQFISLFLDLLGAALLAGTLWFLFRRINHPDFPISPKTVTPLMLLLIILVTGFLAEGTRIGLDPGDSWTSPIGWLVSCGVPDSPLFLQIVIRLHLMTVLALIALLPFTPLRHLWAAPLNVYYRSRRDPGELYPLALEEGALGAERIQDF from the coding sequence ATGCTGACTGCCTTTGATTTCTTTTTTGTAACCCTGGCCTTGATGGTTTGTGCTTTCGGCTTGATCAGGCGGGGAACCTTGTGGAAAAAAGGGAAACCAGAATCTCGCTCAGGGGATTGGAAAGGTCTTATCGGTTATCTTTGGGGACATAAAAGAATTTTGCGAAAGAAGCCCTCCGGGCCGGCGCACCTGTTTTTGTTCTGGGGATTGGTCCTCCCGCTGATAGCCATCATTCTGGCTCAATTCAATTTTTCCATGCCCCGGCCTGTGGCTCAATTCATATCCCTTTTTCTGGACCTTCTGGGAGCGGCCCTACTGGCCGGGACCCTTTGGTTCCTTTTCCGCCGGATCAATCACCCGGATTTTCCTATCTCCCCAAAGACGGTCACACCTCTGATGCTCCTGTTGATCATCCTGGTAACCGGATTTCTGGCCGAAGGGACACGCATAGGCCTTGATCCAGGGGATTCCTGGACCTCTCCCATAGGTTGGCTGGTTTCATGCGGGGTGCCGGATTCCCCCTTGTTCCTGCAAATAGTCATCCGTCTCCATTTGATGACCGTCCTGGCCCTGATCGCCCTGCTGCCTTTTACTCCTCTGCGGCATTTATGGGCCGCACCTTTAAATGTCTATTATCGCAGTCGGCGGGATCCCGGGGAACTCTATCCTCTCGCCTTGGAAGAGGGGGCCTTGGGGGCCGAAAGGATCCAAGATTTT